The bacterium genomic interval TATCGTTGAGGTTAACAGATTTTTTCAAATCAGAAGAAATTGAAAGGTTAGGGCGTGAGAGCGGGTTTATTCAGCGGCGCGGTACTTTAACAGCAGACAGCTTTGTTAATGTTTTGATGTTCCCGGATTTTGACAACCACGCCAGAAGTTTGACAGACATTGTTTCCTGTCTTTATCTGGGACACAGCCAAACTATTACGAAACAGGCACTTGACCTACGGTTTACATCTCGGTCGGTTTTGTTTTTAAAGACATTGTTGGAAAAATTCCTTAAAGAGATGTTGCCTGATGAATCAAAACTTGAACATTTTTTACACTTTAATTCTGTGAGGATAAAAGATTCCACCTGTTTTCAGTTGCCACCGGCTTACGCAACTCTTTATCCGGGTAGCGGAGGGTCAGGATCAAAAGCAATGATCCGCATCCAATTTGAATACGATTTTAAAAGCGGCACTATATACGACCTTAGTGCTCATGCATTTAACGAACAGGACCATACCGACAGTAAAAGCGTATCAGAAAATATACGGCCAAATGATTTGTTGATCAGGGACCTAGGGTACATTAACCAAACCTATATAAAGGCGATAGACAAAGCCTCTGCTTTTTATTTAAACAGGCCAGGTGCACCCGTTGGGATGTACGAACAAGTTAAAAATGGGAAATTTAAACAACTTGACTATTTCAAAATAATGGAAATGATGATGGCTGGCAAAATGTCCACCATTGAAAAGGATGTTTACCTGTCCAAAGAAAAAGATCTTAAAACACGCCTGGTGATAGAATTGCTCCCAGAGAAAGAATATGAAGAACGTGTAAGGAAAATCAAACAGGAGGCACAGAAAAAAGGGAGGAAAGTAAGTAAAGACCGTATAATCAGGGCCAGGTTAAACCTTTTTATCACCAACATACCCAAAGAGCTGCTTGCACAAGATAAATTGAGGGACCTTTACCGACTCCGCTGGCAGGTCGAATTGATCTTCAAAACTTGGAAATCCTTTTCTAAAGTCCACGAAACCAGACCAATGAA includes:
- a CDS encoding IS4 family transposase, yielding MEDVASKLSLRLTDFFKSEEIERLGRESGFIQRRGTLTADSFVNVLMFPDFDNHARSLTDIVSCLYLGHSQTITKQALDLRFTSRSVLFLKTLLEKFLKEMLPDESKLEHFLHFNSVRIKDSTCFQLPPAYATLYPGSGGSGSKAMIRIQFEYDFKSGTIYDLSAHAFNEQDHTDSKSVSENIRPNDLLIRDLGYINQTYIKAIDKASAFYLNRPGAPVGMYEQVKNGKFKQLDYFKIMEMMMAGKMSTIEKDVYLSKEKDLKTRLVIELLPEKEYEERVRKIKQEAQKKGRKVSKDRIIRARLNLFITNIPKELLAQDKLRDLYRLRWQVELIFKTWKSFSKVHETRPMKIERFNTNLYAKFLLILMNWKILWDTLIWYWESKGILVSLIKFYKRLVSRQKEISKKITQSAEEFKNEILKLLTLPKAMIQLEKKKGKLSLLELILMQ